The proteins below are encoded in one region of Thermococcus peptonophilus:
- a CDS encoding ArsA family ATPase: MREFFLPKKDYRVVFFIGKGGVGKTTSSAAAAVALADRGYKTLIVSLDPAHNLGDVLMEKLSDKPKKIAENLYASELDMEKLIKSYLKHLEENLKHMYRYLTVINLEKYFEVLSFSPGIEEYATLEAVKEILMKGDEWDVIVFDTPPTGLTLRVLALPRISLIWTDKLIEIRRAILERRAAIANIHGEQEFVVEGERIKLPTKEEEDPVMKELKAYRKEVAFVESVLTDPDKTSVVAVMNPEMLPLYETERAYESLKKFRIPFNMIVMNKVFELKGKVPELKAKLEAQERVLREVSEKFKGVDIVKIPIFPEEPRGVERLRELGGAIIGER, from the coding sequence ATGCGAGAATTCTTCCTGCCGAAGAAAGACTACCGTGTTGTTTTCTTCATAGGGAAAGGCGGAGTCGGCAAGACGACAAGCTCTGCGGCAGCTGCTGTTGCCCTCGCCGATAGGGGATACAAAACTCTGATAGTCTCCTTAGACCCTGCCCACAACCTCGGCGATGTTCTCATGGAAAAGCTCTCAGATAAGCCAAAAAAGATAGCGGAGAATCTCTACGCGAGCGAGCTGGACATGGAAAAGCTGATAAAGAGCTACCTGAAGCACCTGGAGGAAAACCTCAAGCACATGTACCGCTACCTGACGGTCATAAACCTCGAAAAGTACTTCGAGGTTCTCAGCTTTTCACCGGGGATAGAGGAGTACGCAACGCTGGAGGCTGTAAAGGAGATACTGATGAAGGGTGACGAATGGGACGTTATAGTGTTCGACACTCCCCCTACGGGACTGACACTCAGGGTTCTCGCGCTCCCGAGGATATCACTCATCTGGACGGACAAGCTCATCGAGATACGGCGGGCAATTCTGGAGAGGAGGGCCGCGATAGCCAACATCCACGGCGAGCAGGAGTTCGTGGTAGAAGGAGAGCGGATAAAGCTCCCCACCAAGGAAGAGGAAGACCCCGTGATGAAGGAGCTAAAGGCCTACAGGAAAGAAGTAGCATTCGTTGAGAGTGTCCTCACTGACCCGGATAAGACGAGCGTTGTGGCCGTTATGAACCCCGAGATGCTCCCGCTGTATGAAACTGAGAGGGCCTACGAGAGCCTCAAAAAGTTCAGGATTCCGTTCAACATGATAGTAATGAACAAGGTCTTCGAGCTGAAGGGGAAAGTTCCGGAACTGAAAGCCAAACTGGAGGCGCAGGAGAGAGTGCTGAGGGAGGTCTCTGAAAAGTTCAAAGGAGTTGACATCGTGAAGATACCCATCTTTCCCGAAGAGCCCCGCGGCGTGGAGAGGCTCAGAGAACTTGGAGGGGCGATAATAGGTGAACGCTGA
- a CDS encoding carbon starvation CstA family protein: MNSAVIVLLAAAIYVAMYFTYGKSLQNKVVKADPNRPTPAHKLYDGVDYVPAHPLVLYGHHFASIAGAGPIVGPAVAMAWGWLPGLIWVWFGNVFIGAVHDYLALMSSVRYDGKSVQWIAGKLMSKRTGVAFELYIWFTLLLVVAAFVAVTAKLLTITPEAATATLLFLLVAVILGWLLYKMKMNFTVATVIGLVLLAISVWIGLNHPLVFVNGQTDTSSAAYTTAYHYWNIILLVYIIVAASLPVWILLQPRDYLNAYILWFGLLFGGIAFVLLAKDFTAPAFTSWSAYVIKGTKAVPSPFWPTVPLIIACGALSGFHSLVGSGTSSKQLDNEIHGLLVGYGGMFTEGFLSTIVITAIAVYGVQLTGLEPAKWATEYITKGGLGTFIGGYAKGVSEFYGVSETFGKTFATLWVSAFTLTSLDTATRLGRFAWQELFGMVADTSQGVWKFITNKWVASIIIAGLGTWLAWGAGYKVLWPAFAGMNQLLASIAMMTAALWAAKVQRAGKWSWAVLIPALFLWITVTAALIWYIAVVPLSGSTLIAVKGSLLIGLLLNFLLAWDFYIAWKRPEEEYAAAAA; encoded by the coding sequence ATGAACTCGGCTGTAATTGTTCTGCTGGCCGCTGCAATATATGTGGCCATGTATTTCACCTACGGTAAGAGCCTTCAGAACAAGGTCGTTAAGGCCGACCCCAACAGGCCAACGCCTGCCCACAAGCTCTACGACGGCGTTGACTACGTTCCAGCACACCCGCTCGTCCTCTACGGGCACCACTTCGCTTCGATAGCCGGTGCAGGACCAATAGTAGGCCCGGCGGTGGCAATGGCCTGGGGTTGGCTTCCAGGGCTGATCTGGGTCTGGTTCGGAAACGTCTTCATCGGTGCCGTCCATGACTACCTTGCATTGATGTCATCGGTTCGCTACGATGGTAAGTCCGTCCAGTGGATCGCAGGAAAGCTCATGAGCAAGAGAACGGGAGTGGCATTCGAGCTCTACATATGGTTTACCCTCCTGCTCGTTGTGGCTGCGTTCGTCGCAGTAACTGCCAAACTCCTGACAATAACCCCTGAGGCAGCAACTGCAACTCTGCTCTTCCTCTTGGTGGCAGTGATTCTTGGATGGCTACTCTACAAGATGAAGATGAACTTCACAGTGGCAACGGTAATAGGACTTGTGCTGCTGGCCATATCTGTTTGGATCGGCCTCAACCACCCGCTTGTCTTCGTTAATGGTCAGACCGACACAAGCTCCGCTGCGTATACCACCGCATACCACTACTGGAACATAATTCTGCTGGTCTATATTATCGTAGCCGCATCTCTCCCAGTGTGGATTCTCCTCCAGCCCAGGGACTACCTCAATGCATACATCCTCTGGTTCGGCCTGCTCTTCGGAGGCATAGCCTTTGTACTTCTCGCTAAGGACTTCACTGCACCAGCGTTTACATCCTGGAGCGCGTACGTAATCAAGGGTACGAAGGCCGTTCCCTCACCGTTCTGGCCGACGGTGCCGCTTATAATAGCGTGTGGTGCGCTCAGCGGCTTCCACTCCCTCGTTGGTTCCGGAACTTCAAGCAAGCAGCTTGACAACGAGATCCACGGCCTCCTCGTTGGCTACGGCGGCATGTTCACAGAGGGCTTCCTCTCAACCATTGTCATAACGGCCATAGCGGTCTACGGTGTCCAGCTTACCGGGCTTGAGCCAGCCAAGTGGGCAACAGAGTACATCACCAAGGGCGGTCTTGGAACCTTCATCGGGGGCTACGCTAAGGGCGTCAGCGAGTTCTACGGCGTAAGCGAGACCTTTGGAAAGACATTCGCTACCCTCTGGGTCTCGGCCTTCACACTGACCTCCCTCGACACCGCCACAAGGCTTGGAAGGTTCGCCTGGCAGGAGCTCTTCGGAATGGTCGCCGACACGAGCCAGGGTGTGTGGAAGTTCATCACCAACAAGTGGGTTGCCTCAATAATCATAGCAGGTCTCGGCACTTGGCTCGCATGGGGTGCAGGTTACAAAGTCCTCTGGCCGGCTTTCGCAGGAATGAACCAGCTCCTGGCCAGCATAGCAATGATGACTGCAGCCCTTTGGGCCGCCAAGGTTCAGAGGGCCGGCAAGTGGTCCTGGGCCGTCCTGATACCGGCACTCTTCCTCTGGATAACGGTGACTGCAGCACTGATCTGGTACATAGCAGTAGTGCCGCTGAGCGGAAGCACCCTTATAGCGGTCAAAGGCTCGCTCCTCATCGGCCTGCTCCTGAACTTCCTCCTCGCCTGGGACTTCTACATCGCCTGGAAGAGGCCGGAAGAGGAGTACGCTGCAGCCGCGGCCTGA
- the oadA gene encoding sodium-extruding oxaloacetate decarboxylase subunit alpha, with amino-acid sequence MGKVEIIDTTFRDAHQSLIATRLRTEDMLPIAEKMDRIGFYSMEVWGGATFDVCIRYLREDPWERLRLLREHIKKTKLQMLLRGQNLVGYRHYPDDVVEKFVELAHKNGIDIFRVFDALNDVRNMEVAIRKAKEVGAEVQGAIAYTTGKVFTLEYYMKKVEELLALDVDVITIKDMAGLLTPWKAYELVSEIKETYGVPVNVHTHSTTGMAVATYLKAVEAGADFIDTAISPLAFGTAQPGIQTIWHALPEAVGSYIDRELIHEVSRYLKKLLEEKYGGLLHKEALMVNPYVLKYQVPGGMFSNLISQLKEMNALDKLDEVLEEIPRVREDLGWPPLVTPTSQIVGTQAVLNVLFGRYERITQQVKDYVKGLYGRPPAEINPEVKKKILGDEEPITVRPADLLEPMLEKCRKELEEKGYTATEEDVLTYCLFPQVALEFFDVRKEGRKTPEVPPTAQKFKLYVDGVEFEVGIEGIDLSALRYLPQIASAGATAPAPQKSSASSVPASPSPVSTPAPAPAAPASTPVPAGEGVVTAPMPGKILRVLVKEGEQVKTGQGLLILEAMKMENEIPAPKDGVVKKILVKEGDTVNTGDPLIEMG; translated from the coding sequence ATGGGAAAGGTGGAGATAATAGATACGACGTTTAGGGATGCTCACCAGTCACTAATAGCGACGCGCCTTCGGACAGAGGATATGCTCCCCATAGCGGAGAAAATGGACAGAATCGGCTTCTACTCAATGGAAGTCTGGGGAGGGGCGACCTTCGACGTCTGCATCCGCTACCTGAGGGAAGACCCCTGGGAGAGGCTCCGCCTCCTGAGGGAACACATAAAGAAGACGAAGCTCCAGATGCTTCTCAGGGGCCAGAACCTCGTCGGCTACCGCCACTACCCAGACGATGTCGTCGAAAAGTTCGTCGAGCTCGCACATAAGAACGGAATAGACATCTTCCGCGTTTTCGATGCCCTCAACGACGTCAGGAACATGGAAGTCGCGATAAGAAAGGCAAAAGAAGTCGGAGCAGAGGTTCAGGGGGCAATAGCATACACGACAGGCAAGGTTTTCACACTCGAGTACTACATGAAGAAGGTTGAGGAACTTTTAGCCCTTGACGTGGATGTCATAACAATAAAGGATATGGCAGGCCTGCTGACGCCTTGGAAGGCGTACGAACTGGTCAGTGAGATAAAGGAGACCTACGGTGTTCCGGTCAATGTGCACACCCACTCAACTACGGGAATGGCCGTCGCCACCTACCTCAAGGCCGTAGAAGCGGGGGCTGACTTCATAGACACCGCAATAAGCCCCCTAGCATTCGGTACTGCGCAGCCGGGAATTCAGACGATATGGCACGCTCTCCCCGAGGCCGTTGGGTCATATATCGACAGGGAGCTGATCCACGAGGTCTCGCGCTACCTCAAGAAGCTCCTGGAGGAGAAGTACGGGGGACTGCTCCACAAAGAGGCGCTGATGGTCAACCCCTACGTCCTCAAGTACCAGGTTCCGGGTGGAATGTTCTCTAACCTCATAAGCCAGCTCAAGGAGATGAACGCCCTGGATAAGCTCGACGAAGTCCTTGAGGAGATACCCCGCGTGAGGGAAGACCTCGGCTGGCCGCCGCTCGTCACACCTACCAGCCAGATAGTCGGCACTCAGGCGGTTCTCAATGTCCTCTTTGGAAGGTACGAGAGGATAACCCAGCAGGTCAAGGACTACGTGAAGGGACTTTACGGAAGGCCTCCGGCGGAGATAAACCCTGAAGTCAAGAAGAAAATCCTGGGCGACGAAGAGCCCATAACGGTCAGGCCAGCCGACCTTCTGGAGCCGATGCTTGAAAAGTGCAGGAAGGAGCTTGAGGAGAAGGGATATACCGCAACGGAGGAAGACGTCCTGACGTACTGCCTCTTCCCGCAGGTTGCGCTGGAGTTCTTCGATGTGAGGAAAGAGGGAAGAAAGACTCCAGAAGTGCCGCCTACCGCCCAGAAGTTCAAACTCTATGTGGACGGTGTTGAGTTTGAGGTCGGGATTGAGGGAATCGATTTGAGCGCGCTTAGATATCTGCCCCAGATAGCAAGCGCTGGAGCAACCGCTCCTGCACCACAAAAGAGTTCCGCCTCAAGTGTTCCTGCTTCTCCGTCTCCGGTTTCAACTCCTGCCCCCGCTCCTGCAGCGCCAGCTTCCACTCCAGTGCCCGCTGGTGAGGGTGTTGTTACAGCCCCAATGCCTGGGAAAATCCTGAGAGTGCTCGTGAAGGAAGGCGAGCAAGTCAAGACTGGGCAAGGACTCCTCATTCTGGAAGCGATGAAGATGGAGAACGAGATTCCAGCGCCGAAAGACGGTGTGGTAAAGAAAATCTTGGTCAAAGAAGGCGACACCGTAAACACCGGCGACCCACTAATAGAAATGGGATGA
- the fba gene encoding class I fructose-bisphosphate aldolase yields the protein MDAYQSVGIRRRLKRFFRRDGRALIFAMDHGFEHGPTDFEPVWEHINPRIIIRKVVRAGIDGVMMLPGIVRMAGDEVKSDRGLMVKLTSKTNLRPKEEQLLQSQLGFVDDAIKLGADAIAATVYWGSPQEDVMMRQFAEIASYAHDLGFPVVQFAYPRGPYINEKYGRKEDYRVVMYGARAAAETGADMIKTYWTGSKETFAKVVDAAAGVPVLLSGGAKTENPLDFLNVVWEVIEAGGAGAVVGRNIFQRENPEPMIKALIRVIHRNEDPEEAAKAEGLI from the coding sequence ATGGACGCATACCAGAGCGTTGGTATTAGGAGAAGGCTTAAGAGGTTCTTCCGCAGGGACGGGAGGGCTTTGATATTCGCTATGGACCACGGCTTCGAGCACGGGCCGACTGATTTCGAGCCCGTCTGGGAGCACATTAACCCGAGGATTATCATTAGAAAAGTTGTTAGGGCAGGCATTGACGGCGTCATGATGCTTCCAGGTATCGTCAGGATGGCCGGCGATGAGGTCAAGTCGGATAGGGGTCTTATGGTAAAGCTCACCAGCAAGACCAACCTCAGGCCGAAGGAAGAACAGCTCCTCCAGAGCCAGCTGGGTTTTGTTGATGACGCGATAAAGCTCGGTGCCGATGCGATAGCGGCAACCGTTTACTGGGGCTCACCGCAGGAGGACGTTATGATGCGCCAGTTCGCGGAGATAGCGAGCTACGCCCACGACCTCGGCTTCCCGGTGGTTCAGTTCGCTTATCCAAGGGGTCCGTACATCAACGAGAAGTACGGCAGAAAGGAGGACTACCGCGTCGTCATGTACGGTGCAAGGGCCGCGGCTGAGACCGGGGCCGACATGATAAAGACCTACTGGACGGGATCAAAGGAGACCTTCGCCAAGGTCGTTGATGCCGCCGCTGGCGTTCCCGTTCTCCTCAGCGGAGGAGCGAAGACAGAGAACCCCTTGGACTTCCTAAATGTTGTTTGGGAGGTCATCGAGGCTGGAGGGGCCGGAGCTGTCGTCGGAAGGAACATCTTCCAGCGCGAGAACCCGGAGCCGATGATAAAGGCCCTCATAAGAGTTATCCACAGAAACGAGGATCCGGAAGAGGCTGCAAAGGCCGAGGGGCTAATTTGA